A section of the Babylonia areolata isolate BAREFJ2019XMU chromosome 31, ASM4173473v1, whole genome shotgun sequence genome encodes:
- the LOC143275788 gene encoding protein Dr1-like: protein MDKTGIPDGSQDDELSVPRAALNKMIKELIPRIRVANDARELILNCCKEFIHLVSTEANDICVKQQKKTISPEHILEALESLGFGDYKDEAKAVLQEAKAVAAKKRRGSTRLENLGIPEEELLRQQQELFEKARQEQAQLEHQQWLQMQQVLQQQQLASQQQQLLQQPLPSAATADAAASSTSAATATITTTIMAPPTFGTTASAGLVVSSDGLHLPQLPTTTTQGEPAATTCVTTLLGNIPIPPFPKPCNDEDDDYS, encoded by the exons ATGGACAAAACTGGAATACCGGATGGAAGCCAGGATGATGAACTGAGCGTGCCCAGGGCCGCCCTCAACAAAATGATCAAGGAGCTCATCCCACGCATCCGTGTTGCCAACGATGCAAGGGAGCTCATCCTGAACTGCTGCAAGGAATTTATTCACCTCGTGTCTACGGAAGCCAATGATATTTGTGTGAAACAGCAAAAGAAGACTATTTCACCTGAACACATTCTTGAAG CCTTGGAATCCCTAGGGTTCGGGGATTACAAGGACGAAGCCAAAGCAGTGCTGCAAGAAGCCAAAGCCGTAGCCGCCAAAAAGCGCCGCGGAAGCACGCGTCTGGAAAACCTCGGCATCCCAGAGGAGGAGCTGCTGAGACAGCAGCAGGAACTCTTTGAAAAG GCGCGCCAGGAACAGGCCCAGCTGGAGCATCAGCAGTGGCTGCAGATGCAGCaggtgctgcagcagcagcagttggcctcgcagcaacagcagctgctgcagcagcCCCTACCCTCCGCCGCCACCGCTGACGCTGCCGCCTCCTCCACCTCTGctgccactgccaccatcaccactaccatcatggcCCCCCCCACTTTTGGCACCACCGCCTCTGCCGGGTTAGTGGTTTCGTCCGATGGTTTGCACCTCCCACAGCTGCCGACAACCACAACGCAAGGGGAACCGGCAGCCACCACGTGCGTGACCACGTTGCTTGGCAACATCCCCATTCCCCCTTTCCCCAAACCCTGCAACGACGAGGACGATGATTATtcttga